ATTTCAACCTCCGCCATAAAAATACTGTACACTGGTCTGTGGTCGGAGAAGCGTGATTCTCCTCGGACATATGACAACTGAATGAGGCCGGTACCATGCCACAAAATACGATCACACCTTTGATAAGAAAAGAATAAACTTCCTCAGTAAGTTCCTTAGAACTAGAGTTCAGTAGAAGGGTGTTCTGGTTGACTAAAGTACTAAAGAAGTTACCAAGCTGGCGTTCGCCTCTTTTCCTTGGGACGCACACCATAACCAGAATACCGGTCTGAGTTGAAAGAGTATTTATATGTTGGAGGAAAATAAATCCTTCCTTCTTTCCATCCTGGGAAAACATGTCCGCATCTCCGCTCTATACGAAGCTGTTCAAAAAGAAGCAATTCAAGCATGGCCCTGAAATTAACCTTGCCAAGCATGGCCTGAAATTAACCTTGCCATGTAATTGAGTAGTGTAAATACCTGATCTCTCTCCAACAGTTGCCTCCAGTTATGTGTTTCAACCAGAACTTTTGCTGACGAGTATGGAAGAGAAATCCGGTAATTCAAATCACCTAGCCATAAGATACGGCTGCAATTAGAATGAAAAATAAGTTAGCAATAAGTTTTCTCTGGCTTCCACATTACTATGTTGACAAAGGAAACACAAATCCGTACTCGTGCTCAAGAATTGTCTCCGGTGACTTAACATCGCCACATCCGCGGACACGAGGAAACCTTGTCTTCCTTAAGATCTCCATGACATCAGAATTTCTGCGCAATTCATCTCCCTCCTTTTCCCCAGAGGTCAAATGACAACAGACAAAACAGAAGGTTGTATGATGCAGAGACATGCTTATTGATATAGAACCCTGCAGCAAGTGAAAAGGAGTTTGAGAATTAATATACAGTATAATAAGCTAATAACAATGAATCATACAAGATTATCGAAATCAAATAAGTGCAACTTGTACAATGTACATCATTTACCTTATTTCCAAGATAACCCATTAGTCCTCTACCTACGCAGGAAACTTTCAGGTTTCTAATATCATTTCTTATTTCACTGCGTACCCAAACTGTGAGAAATATGCCAACCATCTGTTTGCTGGCAACCAAACAATACCtgttgcaaacacaagatttgtgttAGTGCATAAACTTAACTAAAGCATCATCATGAAGATACGAGTACAACTGCTGAGCATAAATATTTGCAGACAATTTTAATTATATTCACACAGGGAACTTAGAAGAACAAGCCTATGTAAATTTTAATGGAACATGCCAAAAGATAATACCTAGAAGTATTTGGCTGCTCATCATCTTCTTCCATAGGTGTTGAAGTACCATAGCCATATGGGAATGGTGAAAAATATGCTCCATTACTTATATCCTCATCAATATATTCATCGCCTGGTGATCCCATACACTGGAAATTTCCATCAAAATCACTTGGTCTGCCTCCAATGTTAACTGGGTCACACACACTAAACCTACGGTCCAATCTTGGTTGTGAGAACATATCGTTTCCTGAAACCCTTAAACTCCGACTAAGGTTCTGGAATGATCGACGGTGGAAAAATGATGAGCTATCCTGTCTTCTCAATGATCCCTCAAAATCAGCATCTAGTTCCACAACCGGATCAGGGACAGGGGATGGCGTGCGATAGCCACCGTGACTGCTAGGCCCAGGGTTCTTGTTCAGCGTCCTCCTAATAAGTGAGACCCACTTCTTCGCTGGAACATTGTCTTCGGTACCAAGAACATTTCCAGCATTCAAAGGAACAATTTCTTGAAATCTGCAAAGGATTGAAAAACATAGTTAAAGGACATAGCTCTCGTCAAGAACACAGTACTTGAAGTACAAAATTACAAGATGAAGGTCTCAGAGGCTTTGACAATACATACCCAAGCACATAGATATCAGCAGGAGGTGAAGAGTGTAGCCAGTCATCTAAATCTAACCCCCTTGATGGGCATTTACCACCAACATTCCACGTCGAGGCAAATATTCTGCACAGATAAGGAAGCAACATAATGATACACCAGAATGCACCAGGGAAGTAAAATTGTGAAAACTAACTATGGTAACTATGATCTGAATAATATGACCAGTATTGCATCGAATTCCTATTACTACAAGGCAAAGAAGCATAGACAGGAACAAGTGGCACCTGTAATCCTGAGCTTCTGTCAGGCGTGACACATCAAACTCATTCCTTGATCTACGAGCGCGATCGACATTCCGCTTCAACGACCGGTCTATACGCCCATAAGGAACAGCAGAAACAGAGAAATGAACAGTCAGATAAGTAGGGTTGCTCCAAGAAAAAAACAATCAGATGAGTTGATTGCCTATACTTATATCAATTTGGCAAAAGAGGCATAGCAGGTAAAAAGAGAGCTCTGACCAAGCAGCAACAAAGAAAGAAAAGAGGTAGCTGCGATTTTGATatccgaagagagagagagagagagagagagagagagagagagagagagagagagagagagggaagcgtgGTCCAAATGCTTTAACTGTACCAGTTCTGCTTTTCTTGGCAGCGCCTGCGTCCCTCTGCGAGCAGCTGGTCCTCCGTTCATCACCACCATCCCGTCCTGCGTCACTAACACAGATTTAGCCATAGACCAAGCAGAGGCAGCAAAAATGCAAGGGAAAACAAGATTCTTCAGTGGTTCCTCATTTCTAGGATCAAAAATAGAAACTTGACCGCGGTAAAAAGTCGACATGAGAAGCATACAAAAAAATCCAGGCAGCTCCGGACAAACAAAACATCTGCTGCTTGGGGAAAGGCGTTGTGATTGAGACGTTCTAAGTACTTGTACACCATTGATTTCAGACCGGGGAGGAGCTGAGGCGTGGAGGAGGCCGCGTCCTAGGTGAAGAAACGAGGCGCTGTTCGATGGGGACCTGACCGGTGCTAATGCGTCCCTGAATCAATGCTCGGAACATGGACCGGAAACGTCCGATGGAAGTGAGAAAATTACAGGCAcaggatgatgatgatggaaaCTGCATTCAACAAAGGGGAACCTTCCTAAACCACACGCCAGGGGTGGGTAACCAGCTCGACGAAATGCAAGAAAAACAGCAGGTGTCTAGAGCTGTACTACACCCTTGATTAATCTTTGCTAGAAGTACAGCTTGAAATCCAAAAGGCTATCGTGAGAGAAAAGCAGGATCCTTCCTCCTCTGATGTTTGACCCAAATCCTTGAGAGAGAGAAGGCATTGTTGGTTACCTTGGGTGGTGGCGTCGTAGTCCGCGTGGAAATCCTGCGCCTTGCCCTTGATGTTGAACCACTTCCTGACGAGGGATTTGGACCAGGAGACCTGCGCATTCAGAGACGACGAATCAGACGCCGAAATCGACCAATGGCGGCTCGAACGGAACAGCAGATTGAAGAAGAGAAGTAGGGTGGCGCGCGCAGTACCTTGGTCTTCTTGTTGCTCTCCTCCCTCATTGTCTCATAGCAAGCCGGAGGGCCTGAACCTGAAGCAGCAGGATCGAATTTATCCGCGCCTGAGTGCCGCCGGCTCCTACTCTattctcccctctcctctctgtatgGGGCTTGGTATGGAAGGTGGCGTGGCTGCGCAAGGAAAGCTCCTCAAATCTGGAACCGATTTGCCGCTGGCTTCCACGGAATCCCGGACTCGGAACAGGGAAGCCCCCAAATCTGGGACCGAATCGAGCGCCGGGCGGGCGGCAAGAGGGGAACGCCGCCGCCAATCTCGCCTGCCGGGGATCACGCACGAATCCGGCTCGGCCTCGACCGAAAGCCGCTCCCCCAACGGATGAACGGAACCGAGGGAGCAATGCCGCTGCTCACTCACCCCGGCGAGCTTGGTCGGGTCGGGTGTCCCCGAACCGAATCACCGGAGGCCTGTGGGGGTTACTGAAGTGAAGGCTACTGGTGCCGCTACTGCTGGGAGTTGATGCTAGAGTGGTGTTGTGCGGCTTGTATGTATGCGGCGCGGGGGGGCGTACTGGTCGGTGTGCAACAAACAGCCAGCGGAAAAGGAGAGGAGAGCGgaggaaaagaaagaaaatggCGTGTCCGGTTGCGGCGAGGGCGAGAGACTGCGGGCTTCCTGATCCGCTATGCCCGTCTGCTTTCGCTTGCTGTACTGGAGCCCCCTCCCTTTTATCCCCTCTCCCGTCTGCTTTGTTTAGTATAGTGGTTCTAATGGCGACTGGCCCGCGGCCTGGCCTGCTCGCGCGAACCCAGGGCGCTAAGCTTAATCTATGCTGCAAATCTCGTCGGGGCCGAGGGTTTGAGGGTTGGGGGGAGGGAAAGGTGCGAGCTAGTACAACCCAGGCATGCACGGCCagcacgggaggaggaggaggaagaaagggaaGGCAATAACTCGGCGGGGCGGGCGTCTGCGTCGCAACGTAGCCGTGCGTGCGTGGGCATTGGTGACATGCCATACAccgcgggcctttcccaaaacgagaTTTCGTGAGCGCCGTTTCGTGCACACTTGCCGGAGGGTAAGGGCCCGCCCGGGCCGGGAAGCGGGCCCCGCGGGGCGCTGTCGCGTGTCGATGGCCAAGGGGGGCCCAGCGGGCGAGCGCCTGCCCCACCGTCAGTCAGGCGGCCAGCCGCGGTTCGTGGTCGCGTCTGTACGTGCCAGTTTCCATCTCGCTGTCTCCTCTCCGGCTGGGCGCCCCAACCCTtggcactgacaggtgggacccaggtgGCGCACCCGTCTCCAGCGTTTTTACTCCTCACCGGGGAAACCGTGCTTTTCGCTTCCACCCTTGGATGCGTCTCGCCGCGCACGTGCGTGTGTTGGTGTAAACTCTCCGTTTTTTGGGGGGTTATTTTTTTCTTGGCTTAGACCTctctcaatgcataggtgcttaacttgttgttgcTAAGCATATTTTATTTAATAAATTAGCACCTAAAGTCTTTTTGCTTATGTGGGATGTTTAGCACCTATCCACGGTGAAGCAGTGGGAAGGGCGTTACATGGATCGATCGATCGATCAACACTGCTATAGGTCTGATGTAAAAAAAATAACTGCTATAGGTCCATCGGCTCCTCCCAACACGGTCGGCGCACCGTCTGAACGGGCTCGGCTGCGTGGATTTTCCGGGGGTTTTTGTCTATGGATTTTCCGTGTGACCCTGAAACGTGAAAGCTACTACTATCGTCGATTTCCTTCTTCTACTAGTAACGGTAGCAAGAGACGTACAGTGACCTCCAAATTAAGCTGACCGGACGCTGGACGCATGCGCACAAAAGGTTGCCCTGAACAATAATATCTCGGCCGGAACTGGTCACGCAGAGGGGGGTCGACAGGGTTACGCACGAAAAAAGGTACTACTCCTACAGAATCAGCACGCACTTCGTCATGCATGTGCTGTTTGGACTTTGCTTTTACTGAAGCAAGTGAGCTTGTAATTAGACGTTGGGCATGGTGTCCATGGATGCGTAACTCCTTTGCATGCATGCGACCCCGGGCTTTTATGGGTTTACGTGTCCGATATACGATCGATGGCATGCATGTGTCAACACTCCCATACTAGAGCGGTGCTATACGTACGATCAAATTCGGTACGATTTTTATACGACAAGACTCATCTAATGTGGTGGGCCCGGACCTCGGGAAACGGGCCTGTCTCTTATCGTACAAATCGTATGACAATGGATCGTACGTGAGGCAGTTTCGCCCATACTAATAGATACTCGTTCCTGCTAATGGCATCCCAGAGATGCATAATTAATCCAACAGAAAAGACTAACTAAGCTTGGTACCACTACAAATTCTTTAGCCATACAGCCTGTCCGGTGGCCTCATAACATGCTACAAATTCTGCTTGCATCGTAGATCCAGCAGTTAACGTTTGTTTGGAGCTCTTCCGCGATATAGCTCCTCCCATGAGTGTGAATATATAACCTGACGTGGATCTCATACTATCCACGCATCCGGCAAAATCAGAGTATGAATAACCAACAATTTCTAGGTTATCAGTTCTTTTATATGTAAGCATGAAATCCTTAGTTCCTTGCATATAATGCAAGACTTTCTTTGCGGCCTTCCAGTGGTCCGATCCGGGATTTGATTGGTATCTGCCAAGCATCCCAGTTACAAAACATAAGTCTGGGCATGTACACACTTGAGCATACATGATGCTTCCgacagctgaagcataaggaatcgacttcatctgatcagtttcatattggttcctcggacattgaaatgtcccaaacttattgcccttaactataggagcaggtgagGGTGAGCACTTATGCATAGTGAATTTTTTCAGTACTCTCTCAAAGTATGCTTTTTGATATAGTCCTAACGTTTCTCTGGACCTATCTCGATGAATCTCGATGCCGAGGACATACAaggcttcaccaagatctttcatatcaaaactggatgacagaaaattcttggtctcatgcagcatatccttatcgctacatgccaacaatatgtcatcaacgTATAGGACCAAAAATGTGAACCTATTGCCTTTAAACTTAACGTACATGCAGTTGTCCACAACATTTTCGGTGAAACCAAAAGTTTTAATAATTTTATCAAACTTGAGGTACCACTCTCTtgaagcttgcttcaaaccataaatTGATTTCTTTAGACGACATGCTAAATGTTCCTTCCTTTCCACAACAAAGCCTTCTGGCTGAACCATGTAAACGTTTTCTTTTAAGTCACCATTTAGAAATgccgttttaacatccatttggtgtagttctaggtcgtaatgagctactaatgccattatgattctgaaagAATCCTTGGTTGACACAGGAGAGAAGGTTTGCTTATAATCAATGCCTTCTTTATATGTATACCCTTTTGCCACTAGCCTTGCCTTGAACCGTTCGACATTCCCTTTGGAATCATACCTggttttgtagacccacttgcagcctACTTTCTTAGCTCCATCAGGAACTTCTACTAAGTCCCATCCATCGTTTGAGCCCATAGATTTCAACTCGTCTTCCATGGAAACCAACCATTTGGACGAATTTTTGCTTTTAATGGCTTCCTTATATGAGGTTGGATCCTCCACCTTCCCCACATCATTCATGTCCTCCATCAGAAAAGTGATATAATCATCTGTATGGCTTTCTTCCTCTCACGCCGTGGTCTACCCatgggcggaggtggtggtggaacaTCATCATTTTCATTATTTTCTTGGAGATCCTCATTTGTGTGATTGAACCATGAGATTCAGGATCATCAGATGTCACATTTCTTCGTATTGGAAAAAACAATCTCTTGGATAGTCGGGGATGGCACACAAAGCCGCTTCTCCTCAAGATTGATCTCCCTTAAATTTGTGACCTCATTATCCTCAAAAAATACCGCTTGCCTAGTCTCCACAAACTTGGTGGTGTGACTTGGATAATAAAAATGATAtccctattggaaatatgccctagaggcaataataaaagtgttattattatatttctttgttcatgataattgtcttttattaatgctataactgtattatccggaaatcgtaatacatatgtgaatacataaaccataatatgtccctagtaagcctctagttgactagctcgttgatcaactgataatcatggtttcctggctatggacattggacgtcgttgataacgggatcacatcattaggagaatgatgtgatggacaagacccaatcctaagcatagcacaagatcgtgtagttcgtttgctagagcttttccaatgtcaaatatcttttccttagaccatgagatcgtgtaactcccggataccgtaggagtgctttgggtgtaccaaacgtcacaacgtaactgggtgactataaaggtgcactacaggtatctccgaaagtgtctgttgggttgacacggatcgagactgggatttgtcactccgtatgacggagaggtatctctgggcccactcggtaatgcatcatcataatgagctcaaagtgaataagtggttggtcacgggatcatgcattacggtacgagtaaagtgacttgccggtaacgagactgaacaaggtattgggataccgatgatcgagtctcgggcaagtaacgtaccgattgacaaagggaattgtatacggggttttgatcgaatcctcgacatcgtggttcatccgatgacatcatcgaggagcatgtgggagccaacatgggtatccagatcccgctgttggttattgaccggagagcagtctcggtcatgtctgcatgtctcccgaacccgtagggtctacacacttaaggttcggtgacgctagggttattaggaagacttgtatgtgattaccgaaagttgttcggagtctcggatgagatcccagacgtcacgaggagttccgaaatggtctggaggtgaatatttatatatgggaagttgtcatacggacaccggaagaatttggggtcatatcggtattgtaccggggccaccggagaggttccggtggtccaccgggaggggccacccctctcggagggccacatgggccgcaaggggcagggagccatcccctggagggctgggcgcgccccccaccttgggcccatgcgcctagggttttgggggaaaccctaaggggggcgccccccttgcttggggggcaagtcccccctccctggccgccgccccccctctagatcccatctagaggggtcgccccccttgccccttcccctataaatagaggggtgaggggagggctgctgtacacaacccaaggcgcagcccctcccctccccaacacctctcctcctccgttacgtgcttggcgaagccctgtcggagtactgctgcaccaacaccaccacgccgtcgtgctgccgttggagcaatcttcctcaacctctccttcctccttgctggatcaagacggaggagatgtcgtccgtcccgtacgtgtgttgaacgcggaggtgctgtccgttcagcacttgttcatcggtgatctgaatcacggcgagtacgactccatcatcaccatccccttgaacgcttccgctcgcgatctacaagtggtatgtagatgcaatctctctcccatgactcgttgcttagatgaactcatagatggatcttggtgaaaccataggaaattttttaattttctgcaacgttccccaacagtggcatcatgagctaggtctatgcgtagttctctattgcacgagtagaacacaattttgttgtgggcgtagatcttgtcaacttgcttgccgctactagtcttatcttgcttcagcggtattgtgggatgaagcggcccggaccaaccttacatgtacgcttacatgagaccggttccaccgactgacatgcactagttgcataaggtgactggcgggtgtctgtctctcccactttagttggagcggattcgatgaaaagggtccttatgaagggtaaatagaagttgacaaaatcatgttgtggttattcgtaggtaagaaaacgttcttgctagaacacaattgcagccacgtaaaagatgcaacaacaattagaggacgtctaacttgtttttgcagcaattgtcatgtgatgtgatatggccagaagttgtgatgaatgacgaatgacatattgtgatgtatgagatcatgttcttgtaataggaatcacgacttgcatgtcgatgagtatgacaaccggcaggagccataggagttgtctttattttttgtatgacctgcatgtcattgaagaacgccatgtaaattactttactttatttctaaacgcgttagccatagaagtagaagtagtcgttggcgtgacaacttcatgaagacacgatgatggagatcatgatgatggagatcatggtgtcatgccggtgacaagatgatcatggagccccgaagatggagatcaatggagctatatgatattggccatatcatgtcactactatataattgcatgtgatgtttattatgtttatgcatcttgtttacttagaacgacggtagtaaataagatga
Above is a window of Triticum dicoccoides isolate Atlit2015 ecotype Zavitan chromosome 5B, WEW_v2.0, whole genome shotgun sequence DNA encoding:
- the LOC119312151 gene encoding type I inositol polyphosphate 5-phosphatase 4-like, which produces MREESNKKTKVSWSKSLVRKWFNIKGKAQDFHADYDATTQGRDGGDERRTSCSQRDAGAAKKSRTDRSLKRNVDRARRSRNEFDVSRLTEAQDYRIFASTWNVGGKCPSRGLDLDDWLHSSPPADIYVLGFQEIVPLNAGNVLGTEDNVPAKKWVSLIRRTLNKNPGPSSHGGYRTPSPVPDPVVELDADFEGSLRRQDSSSFFHRRSFQNLSRSLRVSGNDMFSQPRLDRRFSVCDPVNIGGRPSDFDGNFQCMGSPGDEYIDEDISNGAYFSPFPYGYGTSTPMEEDDEQPNTSRYCLVASKQMVGIFLTVWVRSEIRNDIRNLKVSCVGRGLMGYLGNKGSISISMSLHHTTFCFVCCHLTSGEKEGDELRRNSDVMEILRKTRFPRVRGCGDVKSPETILEHDRILWLGDLNYRISLPYSSAKVLVETHNWRQLLERDQLRIERRCGHVFPGWKEGRIYFPPTYKYSFNSDRYSGYGVRPKEKRRTPAWCDRILWHGTGLIQLSYVRGESRFSDHRPVYSIFMAEVEILHQRRRNMGYFSSRVEVEELLPYAHSHGNIKFY